The following proteins come from a genomic window of Ictalurus furcatus strain D&B chromosome 14, Billie_1.0, whole genome shotgun sequence:
- the LOC128617796 gene encoding uncharacterized protein LOC128617796, with the protein MTPLIITNTSPTPMGRTTASPARVSTTSTSSATSTTASASGNTTPLVMITSSAGALRTITSSIPTSTTTKIRGITTAATGVSGDNTSTTIIKTTTLTSTLETVTDETASTLSENTVLTPENTTSEFTSDSSSDEVSTTSTSFETTNTPSTPENITPTVIYTTTFEEISTTSSSTTSEADITTGNMTPLIITNTSPTPMDITTGNMTPLIITNTSPTPMGRTTASPARVSTTSTSSATSTTASASGNTTPLVMITSSAGALRTITSSIPPSTTTKIRGITTPATGGAGDNTSTTNVKTTTLTSTLETVTDETASTLSENTVTKPLFTSTA; encoded by the exons ATGACTCCTCTGATTATTACTAATACATCACCTACTCCAATGGGTAGAACTACTGCATCTCCTGCAAGAGTTTCAACAACCTCTACATCATCAGCAACCTCTACTACTGCTTCTGCTTCTGGAAATACTACTCCCCTGGTCATGATCACTTCATCGGCAGGAGCTTTAAGAACCATAACATCAAGTATTCCAACTTCAACAACTACAAAAATCAGAGGAATAACCACAGCAGCAACAGGGGTGTCAGGAGATAATACTTCTACAACTATTATTAAAACCACTACACTCACCTCTACACTAGAAACAGTCACAGATGAAACAGCATCCACTTTGTCAGAGAACACTGTTTTAACACCTGAAAATACTACTTCAGAGTTTACATCAGATTCATCATCTGACGAAGTTTCAACAACCAGTACATCATTTGAAACAACTAATACTCCTTCTACTCCTGAAAATATTACACCAACGGTTATATATACTACAACATTTGAAGAGATTTCAACAacttcatcatcaacaacctctGAGGCAGATATTACTACTGGAAATATGACTCCTCTGATTATTACTAATACATCACCTACTCCAATGG ATATTACTACTGGAAATATGACTCCTCTGATTATTACTAATACATCACCTACTCCAATGGGTAGAACTACTGCATCTCCTGCAAGAGTTTCAACAACCTCTACATCATCAGCAACCTCTACTACTGCTTCTGCTTCTGGAAATACTACTCCCCTGGTCATGATCACTTCATCGGCAGGAGCTTTAAGAACCATAACATCAAGTATTCCACCTTCAACAACTACAAAAATCAGAGGAATAACCACACCAGCAACAGGGGGGGCAGGAGATAATACTTCTACAACTAATGTTAAAACCACTACACTCACCTCTACAC